A part of Arachis hypogaea cultivar Tifrunner chromosome 12, arahy.Tifrunner.gnm2.J5K5, whole genome shotgun sequence genomic DNA contains:
- the LOC112730396 gene encoding uncharacterized protein, protein MRQQKVLGEPVGFGGRDTQGIGGLAEFQYKVVESDYCKYYGKCKEFGNRCTWLIRISLRQHRGIWEVKRYNGPHTCLAMSISSDHRSLDYHVISTFILQMVRADAAVCIKVLLNAIEAHFGFRPTYRRVWLAKKKSVAQIYRDWDDSYNELPRWVLGVQMTMPDSVAVLRTSPVRVGGQVEQSNAYFHQLFWTFPPCIDAFQHCKPLVSTDGTHLYGKYGGTLLVAIAQDGNSNMLPVAFALVEGENAESCSFFLSHLR, encoded by the exons ATGAGACAACAGAAAGTTCTTGGCGAACCTGTTGGATTTGGTGGCAGAGATACACAGGGTATCGGAGGACTAGCGGAGTTTCAA TACAAAGTAGTGGAGTCCGATTATTGCAAGTACTATGGGAAGTGTAAGGAATTTGGCAAccggtgcacatggttgattcggatCAGTCTCCGCCAGCATAGAGGTATTTGGGAGGTAAAACGGTATAATGGACCTCATACTTGTCTGGCCATGTCGATATCGAGTGATCACAGGAGTCTTGATTATCATGTGATCTCGACATTCATACTGCAAATGGTTAGAGCTGATGCTGCCGTTTGTATCAAGGTACTGCTGAATGCGATAGAGGCACATTTCGGTTTTAGaccgacttacaggagggtttGGTTGGCTAAGAAGAAGTCCGTGGCACAAATTTACAGAGATTGGGATGACTCATACAATGAGTTACCGCGATGGGTACTAGGTGTGCAGATGACGATGCCGGATAGTGTTGCAGTGTTGAGGACGAGTCCTGTGCGAGTGGGTGGGCAAGTGGAGCAATCGAATGCCTATTTCCACCAGCTTTTTTGGACATTCCCACCGTGTATTGATGCCTTCCAACATTGCAAGCCGTTGGTCAGTACTGACGGGACCCACTTGTACGGCAAATACGGGGGTACATTGCTCGTTGCGATTGCTCAGGACGGAAACTCCAACATGCTGCCTGTTGCATTTGCACTTgtagagggtgagaatgc